A stretch of the Victivallis lenta genome encodes the following:
- a CDS encoding glycosyltransferase family 4 protein, whose protein sequence is MNICLFTASFLPKVAGMEIVIDRLAREYIAMGHRVAVLAKTPRGMKEAPAFDYPVCYYKRSMSEVWFNGAPKRMLTRLHRQYRFDVIHAHQIYPTGYLGWKMSGKLGIPTVMTSHVGDVREGSRLRKKPVTNRRMIEAMTSGSAVTGVGRGVCDTIDAMVGFRRAFYIGNGADIPLPPPEPPSLAGRLPVPAAERGFDLTLCRLHANKGLTCLIDALGILKKRGVGRPPLLMAGTGREEAAIRAKIAQHGLENDVFLIGQVNAAERDWLMSRCRLFLQPSVVEGMPMTVLEAMASSCALIGTDIPGIRELLRDGVNGRLVPPGNPEALADALEASAGESGTLDRFRAAARETAEANSWRAVAGQYIQLFERTIAVNGRPVLPE, encoded by the coding sequence ATGAACATATGCCTCTTCACCGCCTCCTTCCTCCCGAAGGTGGCCGGTATGGAGATCGTGATCGACCGGCTCGCCAGAGAATATATCGCCATGGGACACCGGGTCGCGGTTCTCGCCAAGACGCCGCGCGGCATGAAAGAGGCACCCGCCTTCGACTATCCGGTCTGCTATTACAAGCGCAGCATGTCCGAAGTGTGGTTCAACGGAGCGCCGAAGCGGATGCTGACCCGCCTGCACCGTCAATACCGTTTCGACGTGATCCACGCCCACCAGATTTATCCGACCGGATACCTTGGCTGGAAGATGAGCGGCAAGCTCGGAATTCCGACCGTCATGACCTCCCATGTCGGCGATGTGCGCGAAGGCTCGCGCCTGCGGAAAAAACCGGTCACGAACCGCCGGATGATCGAGGCGATGACCTCCGGAAGCGCCGTCACCGGCGTCGGCCGCGGCGTCTGCGACACGATCGACGCGATGGTCGGTTTCCGCCGCGCGTTCTATATCGGCAACGGCGCGGATATTCCGCTGCCGCCGCCCGAACCGCCGTCGCTCGCGGGGCGGCTGCCGGTTCCGGCAGCCGAACGCGGCTTCGACCTGACGCTTTGCCGGCTCCATGCGAATAAAGGGCTGACCTGCCTCATCGATGCACTCGGAATTTTAAAGAAGCGCGGCGTCGGCCGCCCGCCGCTCCTGATGGCCGGAACCGGCCGCGAAGAGGCGGCGATCCGCGCGAAAATCGCCCAGCACGGTCTCGAAAACGACGTTTTCCTGATCGGCCAGGTCAATGCGGCGGAACGCGACTGGCTGATGAGCCGCTGCCGGCTGTTCCTGCAGCCCTCCGTGGTGGAGGGCATGCCGATGACGGTGCTCGAGGCGATGGCAAGCTCCTGCGCGCTTATCGGAACCGACATTCCCGGCATCCGCGAGCTGCTCCGCGACGGCGTGAACGGCCGTCTCGTGCCGCCCGGAAACCCGGAGGCGCTGGCCGACGCCCTCGAAGCGTCCGCCGGAGAGTCGGGTACGCTTGACCGGTTCCGCGCCGCCGCGCGCGAAACGGCGGAAGCCAACTCCTGGCGTGCCGTGGCCGGACAGTATATTCAACTCTTTGAACGGACTATCGCCGTGAATGGCAGGCCGGTTCTGCCGGAATAA